In a single window of the Streptacidiphilus sp. P02-A3a genome:
- the rnc gene encoding ribonuclease III: MSASASQHADTAYAVLEGRLGYTLEPALLVRALTHRSYAYENGGLPTNERLEFLGDSVLGLVVTDTLYRIHPDLPEGQLAKLRAAVVNSRALAQVARGLDLGSFISLGRGEEGTGGRDKSSILADTLEAIIGAVYLDQGLSAADELVHRLFDPLIEESSNLGAGLDWKTSLQELTASVGIGVPEYVVSESGPDHEKTFIAAARVAGEDYGTGTGRSKKEAEQKAAQNAWTAIREKHSDGSTSTSE, from the coding sequence ATGTCAGCGTCTGCGTCGCAACACGCCGACACCGCGTACGCCGTGCTGGAGGGACGGCTCGGGTACACACTTGAGCCGGCCCTCCTGGTACGTGCGCTCACTCACCGCTCGTACGCGTACGAGAACGGTGGTCTGCCCACCAACGAGCGCCTGGAGTTCCTGGGCGACTCGGTGCTGGGTCTGGTGGTGACGGACACCCTCTACCGCATCCACCCCGACCTTCCGGAAGGGCAGCTCGCGAAGCTGCGCGCCGCGGTGGTCAACTCGCGCGCCCTCGCCCAGGTCGCGCGCGGACTCGACCTCGGGTCCTTCATCAGCCTCGGGCGCGGCGAGGAGGGCACCGGTGGACGGGACAAGTCCTCCATCCTCGCGGACACCCTTGAGGCGATCATCGGCGCGGTCTACCTGGACCAGGGCCTGAGCGCCGCCGATGAACTGGTGCACCGCCTGTTCGACCCGCTGATCGAGGAGTCCTCGAACCTCGGCGCCGGACTGGACTGGAAGACCAGCCTGCAGGAGCTCACCGCCTCGGTGGGCATCGGCGTCCCCGAGTACGTCGTCTCGGAGTCCGGCCCCGACCACGAGAAGACCTTCATCGCCGCCGCTCGCGTGGCCGGCGAGGACTACGGCACGGGCACCGGCCGGTCCAAGAAGGAAGCCGAGCAGAAGGCCGCGCAGAACGCCTGGACCGCGATCCGGGAGAAGCACAGCGACGGCAGCACGTCCACGAGCGAGTAA
- the rpmF gene encoding 50S ribosomal protein L32 — translation MAVPKRKMSRSNTRHRRSQWKAAVPALVACDRCHEPKLGHIACPSCGTYNRRQVLSV, via the coding sequence GTGGCTGTTCCGAAGCGGAAGATGTCGCGCAGCAACACGCGCCACCGCCGTTCGCAGTGGAAGGCTGCGGTCCCCGCCCTGGTGGCTTGCGACCGCTGCCACGAGCCCAAGCTGGGCCACATCGCGTGCCCGAGCTGCGGCACGTACAACCGCCGTCAGGTCCTGTCGGTCTGA
- a CDS encoding DUF177 domain-containing protein, with the protein MHRREQETLNRLDHRDPLVFDTHELGRRPGSMRKVSRSLPAPEGLGIEVIGVPEGSTVELDLRLEAVVEGVLITGTVKGGLKGECVRCLEPIEQKLDADFQELYYYPEGTNRFATAEEEEDEEASRLEGELFDLEPVLRDAVVLALPLQPVCQEDCLGLCSECGARLTDDPDHHHDAVDPRWAALQGLSAPSIEAGSNDSGTREGAAENQEK; encoded by the coding sequence GTGCACCGTAGAGAGCAGGAAACCCTGAACCGCCTCGACCACCGCGACCCGCTCGTGTTCGATACACACGAGCTCGGGCGGCGGCCTGGTTCGATGCGCAAGGTTTCCCGTTCCCTCCCGGCGCCCGAGGGCCTCGGTATCGAGGTCATCGGCGTCCCCGAAGGAAGCACTGTCGAGCTGGACCTCCGACTGGAGGCAGTCGTCGAAGGCGTACTCATCACGGGTACGGTCAAGGGCGGGCTCAAGGGCGAGTGTGTGCGCTGCCTGGAACCGATCGAGCAGAAGCTCGACGCGGACTTCCAGGAGCTCTACTACTACCCCGAGGGCACGAACCGCTTCGCGACCGCCGAAGAGGAAGAGGACGAAGAAGCCTCCCGGCTTGAGGGCGAGCTGTTCGACCTTGAGCCGGTGCTGCGTGACGCGGTGGTGCTCGCACTGCCGCTGCAGCCGGTGTGCCAGGAAGACTGCCTGGGCCTGTGCTCCGAGTGCGGAGCACGGCTCACGGACGACCCGGACCACCACCACGACGCCGTCGACCCCCGGTGGGCGGCTCTGCAGGGACTCTCGGCCCCATCCATCGAGGCCGGAAGCAACGACAGCGGTACCCGTGAGGGTGCTGCCGAGAACCAGGAGAAGTAG
- a CDS encoding cell division initiation protein, which produces MQQKLDEITATVENARSMPMSASIVVNKSEMAAMLAELREALPTELAQAQQTVEQGDQVVEEARREAERIIAAAHEERARLVAGTDLVVRAQAEADRLLAEARAESEEERREADDYVDSKLANFEVVLTKTLGALGRGRAKLRTGGMPVEGEDGEEFAQDAFHSPSPEVDDYVDVKLAALETALGKTLEAVGRGRDKLLGKRPIDDLGAYLEAADHASGVTVHGDRHSAVAAELASAGLLPEPDAAQEHAGQEHPGQQQPEYWPPQQPQLDPNGYPYQQEYQLQGQLQPQQAQSGYEQQQPGYDAYGYQQPQPGYDPYAYPQQPEYDPYVQPQPHLPQQQQGQGLDETSFFDTGFIDVSKLREFGGYQQ; this is translated from the coding sequence GTGCAGCAGAAGCTTGACGAGATCACCGCGACGGTCGAGAACGCGAGATCCATGCCGATGTCGGCGTCGATCGTGGTGAACAAGTCCGAGATGGCCGCGATGCTGGCCGAGCTGCGGGAGGCCCTGCCGACCGAGCTCGCGCAGGCCCAGCAGACGGTGGAGCAGGGCGACCAGGTCGTCGAGGAGGCCCGCCGCGAGGCCGAGCGGATCATCGCCGCCGCCCACGAGGAGCGCGCGCGGCTGGTCGCCGGAACCGACCTGGTGGTCCGGGCCCAGGCCGAGGCCGACCGGCTGCTCGCCGAGGCCCGCGCGGAGTCCGAGGAGGAGCGCCGCGAGGCCGACGACTACGTCGACAGCAAGCTGGCGAACTTCGAGGTGGTGCTCACCAAGACGCTGGGCGCGCTCGGCCGCGGCCGGGCGAAGCTGCGCACCGGCGGCATGCCGGTCGAGGGCGAGGACGGCGAGGAGTTCGCCCAGGACGCCTTCCACTCGCCGAGCCCCGAGGTCGACGACTACGTCGACGTCAAGCTGGCGGCGCTGGAGACCGCGCTGGGCAAGACCCTGGAGGCGGTCGGCCGGGGCCGGGACAAGCTCCTCGGCAAGCGGCCGATCGACGACCTGGGCGCCTACCTGGAGGCCGCCGACCACGCCTCCGGGGTCACCGTGCACGGCGACCGGCACTCCGCCGTCGCCGCCGAGCTCGCCTCGGCCGGGCTGCTGCCGGAGCCGGACGCCGCTCAGGAGCACGCCGGTCAGGAGCACCCCGGCCAGCAGCAGCCCGAGTACTGGCCGCCGCAGCAGCCGCAGCTGGACCCGAACGGCTACCCGTACCAGCAGGAGTACCAGCTCCAGGGCCAGTTGCAGCCGCAGCAGGCCCAGTCCGGCTACGAGCAGCAGCAGCCCGGCTACGACGCCTACGGCTACCAGCAGCCGCAGCCGGGCTACGACCCGTACGCCTATCCGCAGCAGCCTGAGTACGACCCGTACGTCCAGCCGCAGCCGCACCTGCCGCAGCAGCAGCAGGGCCAGGGGCTCGACGAGACCAGCTTCTTCGACACCGGTTTCATCGATGTCAGCAAGCTGCGCGAGTTCGGCGGATACCAGCAGTAG